A part of Amycolatopsis camponoti genomic DNA contains:
- a CDS encoding alpha/beta hydrolase family protein — MWNVEYRRIGEPGGGWPGTFLDVAAAVDALDGMDPALDTARVVLLGHSAGGHLAAWAAHRGALPPEAPGARPKITPIGLVSLAGALDLKAADAAGFGKVLANPDAEPPKDAPEPARPEAWAGVAEAVGEGIVPLLVAGHYAWTSPLELAGAGVPVLAVHGTADEAVPAEWSRRYTGKVTAEGGSARYVEVEGGTHFDVVRPDHPVWAEVTAWIHETVAGQEKA; from the coding sequence GTGTGGAACGTCGAGTACCGCCGGATCGGCGAGCCCGGCGGCGGCTGGCCGGGCACCTTCCTCGACGTCGCCGCGGCCGTCGACGCCCTCGACGGCATGGACCCGGCGCTCGACACCGCCCGCGTCGTGCTCCTCGGGCACTCCGCGGGCGGGCACCTCGCCGCGTGGGCCGCCCACCGCGGCGCGCTTCCGCCCGAGGCTCCCGGTGCCCGCCCGAAGATCACGCCGATCGGCCTGGTGTCGCTGGCCGGCGCGCTCGACCTGAAAGCGGCCGACGCGGCCGGCTTCGGGAAGGTCCTGGCCAACCCGGACGCCGAGCCCCCGAAGGACGCCCCCGAGCCCGCGCGCCCCGAAGCGTGGGCGGGAGTCGCGGAGGCCGTCGGCGAAGGGATCGTGCCGCTGCTGGTGGCCGGGCACTACGCCTGGACCTCCCCGCTGGAACTGGCGGGCGCGGGTGTCCCGGTCCTCGCCGTGCACGGCACCGCCGACGAAGCCGTGCCCGCCGAGTGGAGCCGTCGCTACACCGGGAAGGTCACCGCCGAGGGCGGGTCCGCCCGCTACGTCGAGGTCGAGGGCGGCACCCACTTCGACGTCGTCCGGCCGGACCACCCGGTCTGGGCGGAAGTCACCGCATGGATCCACGAAACCGTTGCCGGACAGGAGAAGGCGTGA
- a CDS encoding alpha/beta fold hydrolase: MPTITTPDGVEIFYKDWGTGQPIVFSHGWPLTSDDWDTQMLFFAGQGYRVIAHDRRGHGRSSDVADGHDMDHYADDLAALTAHLDLRDAVHIGHSTGGGEVVHYLGRHGEDRVAKAAILAAVPPLMVQTDANPGGLPRSVFDDLQAQLLANRSEFYLSLAAGPFYGYNRPGAEPSEAIIRNWWRQGMMGGAKAHYDGVVAFSQTDFTADLEKITVPVLVMHGDDDQIVPYADSAPLSAKLLRNGTLKTYAGFPHGMPTTHADTVNADLLEFIRS; this comes from the coding sequence ATGCCCACCATCACGACCCCCGACGGTGTGGAGATCTTCTACAAGGACTGGGGAACGGGTCAGCCGATCGTCTTCAGCCACGGCTGGCCGCTGACCTCCGACGACTGGGACACCCAGATGCTGTTCTTCGCCGGGCAGGGCTACCGCGTCATCGCCCACGACCGGCGGGGCCACGGCCGCTCGTCCGACGTCGCCGACGGCCACGACATGGACCACTACGCGGACGACCTGGCCGCGCTGACCGCCCACCTCGACCTGCGCGACGCGGTCCACATCGGACACTCGACCGGCGGCGGCGAGGTCGTGCACTACCTCGGCCGGCACGGCGAGGACCGGGTCGCCAAGGCCGCCATCCTCGCCGCGGTCCCGCCGCTGATGGTGCAGACCGACGCCAACCCGGGTGGCCTGCCCCGGAGCGTCTTCGACGACCTGCAGGCCCAGCTGCTGGCGAACCGGTCCGAGTTCTACCTGTCGCTGGCGGCCGGCCCGTTCTACGGCTACAACCGGCCCGGCGCCGAGCCGTCCGAGGCGATCATCCGCAACTGGTGGCGCCAGGGCATGATGGGCGGCGCGAAGGCGCACTACGACGGCGTCGTCGCGTTCTCCCAGACCGACTTCACCGCCGACCTCGAGAAGATCACCGTGCCGGTGCTGGTCATGCACGGCGACGACGACCAGATCGTCCCGTACGCCGACTCGGCGCCGCTGTCGGCGAAGCTCCTGCGCAACGGCACGCTCAAGACGTACGCGGGCTTCCCGCACGGCATGCCGACCACCCACGCGGACACCGTCAACGCCGACCTGCTGGAGTTCATCCGGTCTTGA
- a CDS encoding alpha/beta fold hydrolase, translating to MPGQDQVVRFTGGPDDRAIAWATVGEGPPLVVGGWWSGHLELDWRDPLFRRFAGLLGDRFTLVRYDRPGVGMSDPAGPLVTSLADEVAALSAVVDATGEKVSLFGGSSGGCAAMAYAAAHPDRVERLVLYGSYARGAGIAPAEARDSLLALVGRHWGVGSRILADLFLPTATAAERDDFVRFQRAGLTPEKAVRSLAAVYEFDVRDRLSAIEVPTLVLHRRDDRAIPFTLGQDVAARIPGAGFVPLDGTDHLPWRGDVESLVRPVREFLGAGRRARRADSTRPELSERELDVLRLVAQGLSDQEIARRLGISAHTAHRHVSNIRGKLGVSSRAAAAAHAATAGLL from the coding sequence ATGCCGGGGCAGGACCAAGTCGTGCGGTTCACCGGTGGCCCGGACGATCGCGCGATCGCCTGGGCCACCGTGGGCGAGGGCCCGCCCCTCGTCGTCGGCGGCTGGTGGAGCGGGCACCTCGAGCTGGACTGGCGGGACCCGTTGTTCCGGCGGTTCGCCGGGCTGCTCGGCGACCGGTTCACGCTCGTCCGCTACGACCGGCCCGGCGTCGGCATGTCCGACCCCGCCGGGCCGCTGGTCACCTCGCTCGCCGACGAGGTGGCCGCGCTGAGCGCCGTCGTCGACGCGACCGGCGAGAAGGTGAGCCTGTTCGGCGGTTCGTCGGGGGGCTGCGCCGCGATGGCGTACGCGGCGGCCCACCCGGACCGCGTGGAGCGGCTCGTCCTGTACGGCAGCTACGCCCGCGGCGCCGGGATCGCCCCGGCGGAAGCGCGGGATTCCTTGCTGGCGCTCGTCGGACGGCATTGGGGCGTGGGCTCCCGCATCCTCGCCGACCTGTTCCTGCCGACCGCGACCGCGGCCGAGCGCGACGACTTCGTCCGGTTCCAGCGCGCCGGCCTGACCCCGGAGAAAGCGGTGCGCTCGCTCGCAGCCGTGTACGAGTTCGACGTCCGGGACCGGCTGAGCGCGATCGAGGTCCCGACCCTCGTGCTGCACCGCCGCGACGACCGCGCGATCCCGTTCACCCTGGGCCAGGACGTCGCCGCCCGCATACCGGGCGCCGGCTTCGTCCCGCTCGACGGAACCGACCACCTGCCGTGGCGCGGGGACGTGGAGTCGCTCGTCCGCCCGGTGCGGGAGTTCCTCGGCGCCGGGCGTCGAGCCCGCCGGGCGGACTCGACGCGCCCCGAGCTCTCCGAACGCGAGCTCGACGTGCTGCGCCTGGTCGCGCAAGGGTTGAGCGACCAGGAGATCGCCCGCCGGCTCGGGATCAGCGCCCACACGGCGCACCGCCACGTGTCGAACATCCGCGGCAAGCTCGGGGTGTCGTCGCGAGCGGCGGCCGCCGCGCACGCGGCCACCGCCGGGCTGCTCTGA
- a CDS encoding class I SAM-dependent methyltransferase, which translates to MTGGDSVGVRDGFGERFGAALYEPFLRRGERLGLAGRRAELLRRVHGQVVEIGAGTGLNVRHYPLAAEVVLTEPVPAMYRRLEKSVRGRAGMRPVRASADALPMADASVDTVVSTLVLCTVPDVDRVLAELVRVLRPGGRLLFCEHVRAEDPKLARRQARFAGPWAAFAQGCRCDRDTVALVKQRFDIEDLSTAHWRGMPSVVHPLIIGTATPAR; encoded by the coding sequence ATGACCGGAGGGGACAGCGTGGGGGTACGGGACGGGTTCGGGGAACGGTTCGGGGCGGCGCTGTACGAACCGTTCCTGCGCCGGGGGGAGCGGCTGGGGCTGGCCGGGCGGCGCGCGGAGCTGCTGCGGCGCGTGCACGGGCAGGTGGTCGAGATCGGCGCGGGGACCGGTCTCAACGTCCGGCACTACCCGCTGGCGGCCGAGGTCGTGCTGACCGAGCCCGTCCCGGCGATGTACCGGCGTCTCGAAAAGAGCGTCCGGGGCCGGGCCGGGATGCGGCCGGTGCGGGCGTCCGCCGACGCGCTGCCGATGGCGGACGCCAGCGTCGACACGGTCGTGTCGACGCTGGTCCTCTGCACGGTGCCCGACGTCGATCGCGTGCTGGCCGAGCTGGTGCGGGTACTGCGGCCCGGCGGGCGGCTGCTGTTCTGCGAGCACGTCCGCGCCGAGGACCCGAAGCTCGCGCGGAGGCAGGCGCGGTTCGCGGGGCCGTGGGCGGCGTTCGCGCAGGGCTGCCGGTGCGACCGCGACACCGTCGCGCTCGTCAAGCAGCGGTTCGACATCGAGGACCTGAGCACGGCGCACTGGCGCGGGATGCCTTCGGTGGTCCACCCGCTGATCATCGGGACGGCGACGCCCGCCCGGTGA
- a CDS encoding TraR/DksA family transcriptional regulator, whose translation MDERTATELIERARAETARLAEALARQRDEIVAASEFTSADDEHDPEGATIAFERAQVQALLRQAQDELAALAQAADRVRAGTYEVCERCGGPIAEGRLMALPATRRCITCADRR comes from the coding sequence GTGGATGAGCGGACCGCGACGGAGCTGATCGAGCGGGCCCGGGCCGAGACGGCGCGCTTGGCGGAGGCGCTGGCGAGGCAACGGGACGAGATCGTCGCGGCATCGGAGTTCACCAGCGCCGACGACGAGCACGACCCGGAAGGCGCGACGATCGCCTTCGAGCGGGCGCAGGTCCAGGCGCTGCTGCGGCAGGCCCAGGACGAGCTGGCAGCGCTCGCCCAGGCCGCCGACCGGGTGCGCGCGGGAACCTACGAGGTGTGCGAGCGCTGCGGCGGCCCGATCGCCGAGGGCCGGCTGATGGCCCTCCCGGCGACGCGGAGGTGCATCACGTGCGCTGACCGGAGGTGA
- a CDS encoding TetR/AcrR family transcriptional regulator — translation MSGTERRRGGGRYPVAAAMELTTDLGPESIPGEFWGEHTSPVARALLSSAVQCFARKGFHATTTRDITAVVGLSPGSLYVHFASKEAVLFHIARTGHERALAVLAAQQDDGDARSHVRRLVAGHVSWHARHHTVARVCQYELAALAPEHLGEVLDLRQRFSAMLRTAVERGAREGVFDVPDIDRAVRAILSLGIDLVRWYRLDGADSPEALGESYAELAARMLGAPSPTGEGPG, via the coding sequence ATGTCAGGGACAGAGCGCCGTCGCGGCGGCGGGAGATATCCGGTGGCGGCCGCGATGGAGCTGACGACCGACCTCGGCCCCGAGTCGATCCCCGGCGAGTTCTGGGGTGAGCACACCTCCCCGGTGGCCCGCGCGCTGCTGTCCTCGGCCGTGCAGTGCTTCGCCCGCAAGGGTTTCCACGCCACCACGACCCGCGACATCACGGCCGTCGTCGGCCTCAGTCCCGGTTCGCTGTACGTGCACTTCGCCTCGAAGGAGGCGGTGCTGTTCCACATCGCGCGCACCGGTCACGAGCGCGCGCTCGCGGTGCTGGCGGCCCAGCAGGACGACGGCGACGCCCGGAGCCACGTCCGGCGGCTGGTCGCCGGGCACGTGTCGTGGCACGCCCGCCACCACACCGTGGCGAGGGTCTGCCAGTACGAGCTGGCGGCGCTCGCCCCGGAGCACCTCGGCGAGGTTCTCGACCTCCGCCAGCGGTTCTCGGCGATGCTGCGGACGGCGGTGGAACGCGGAGCCCGGGAGGGCGTCTTCGACGTGCCCGACATCGACCGCGCGGTGCGCGCGATCCTGTCGCTCGGCATCGACCTGGTCCGCTGGTACCGCCTCGACGGCGCGGACTCACCTGAGGCTCTCGGCGAGTCGTACGCCGAGCTGGCCGCCCGCATGCTCGGCGCGCCCTCCCCCACCGGCGAGGGTCCCGGCTGA
- a CDS encoding SMP-30/gluconolactonase/LRE family protein: MGRAQPTVVVEGFSYLECPRWHDGRLWVSDFYTERVVAIDGRGGTEVVAEVPGQPSGLGFLPDGRLLVVSMRDHRVLVRDGSGRLTEHADLSGVVSGVLNDMVVDDRGRAWVGNFGFDLMGGAPLRYTTLTRVDPDGSVSVAAEDLGFPNGMVILPGGVLVVAETFAGRLTAFDIGADGELSGRRVWAQFGETPRTDDVGEAVQRLEVAPDGICADAEGAIWVADAVHNRVLRVEEGGRILDEVDAGTGVFACMLGGDDGRTLFLCAAPSFAEHERRPVREAQLLAVDVEVPHAGLP; encoded by the coding sequence ATGGGACGAGCACAACCCACCGTGGTGGTCGAGGGCTTCTCCTACCTCGAATGCCCGAGGTGGCACGACGGCCGGCTCTGGGTGTCGGACTTCTACACCGAGCGGGTCGTGGCGATCGACGGCCGCGGCGGCACCGAAGTCGTCGCCGAGGTCCCGGGGCAGCCGTCCGGGCTCGGCTTCCTGCCCGACGGGCGCCTGCTCGTCGTGTCGATGCGCGACCACCGCGTCCTCGTGCGCGACGGATCGGGGCGGCTGACCGAGCACGCCGACCTGTCCGGCGTGGTGTCCGGGGTGCTCAACGACATGGTCGTCGACGACCGCGGCCGCGCCTGGGTCGGCAACTTCGGCTTCGACCTCATGGGCGGCGCGCCTCTGCGCTACACCACGCTCACCCGCGTCGACCCCGACGGGAGCGTCTCCGTCGCCGCCGAGGACCTCGGGTTCCCCAACGGCATGGTGATCCTGCCCGGCGGCGTACTGGTCGTCGCCGAGACCTTCGCCGGGCGGCTGACCGCTTTCGACATCGGCGCGGACGGCGAGCTGAGCGGGCGCCGTGTCTGGGCGCAGTTCGGCGAGACGCCGCGGACCGACGACGTCGGCGAGGCGGTGCAGCGCCTCGAAGTGGCCCCCGACGGCATCTGCGCCGACGCCGAAGGCGCGATCTGGGTGGCCGACGCCGTCCACAACCGCGTCCTCCGGGTCGAGGAGGGCGGCCGGATCCTCGACGAGGTCGACGCCGGCACCGGGGTCTTCGCCTGCATGCTCGGCGGCGACGACGGGCGGACGCTGTTCCTCTGCGCCGCACCGTCCTTCGCCGAGCACGAACGCCGTCCGGTGCGCGAAGCCCAGCTCCTCGCGGTCGACGTCGAGGTCCCGCACGCCGGCCTGCCCTGA
- a CDS encoding LLM class flavin-dependent oxidoreductase has product MEVSCAFPTALDSPENIVVAEELGYARAWVYDTPQQSPDVWMTLALAAERTERIGLAPGVLVPSLRHPMVNAAATATLAALAPGRVAVSFGTGFTGRRAMGYRAIPWSYMESYIRAYRGLLRGDVVEWEGARMQMLHPGGHAPARPVDVPVLIGALGPKGHRVAKELGDGLYVTLQLPEFATEYSWVPYLVWGTVLDEEETTDTEHARQAAGPGWALAYHGAYEFGGPDAVRALPGGPEWMDVVERTPPERRHLAVHTGHCVELGEADQAAWNAGGHRMVRDVTMSGTREQIRQRLDEAAARGVTEIVFQPCGPDIRGELERFFDAAKS; this is encoded by the coding sequence ATGGAGGTCTCCTGCGCTTTCCCGACGGCACTGGACTCGCCGGAAAACATCGTCGTGGCCGAAGAACTGGGCTACGCGCGGGCGTGGGTCTACGACACGCCGCAGCAGAGTCCCGACGTGTGGATGACCCTCGCGCTGGCCGCCGAACGGACCGAGCGGATCGGGCTCGCCCCCGGCGTGCTGGTGCCCAGCCTGCGGCACCCGATGGTCAACGCGGCGGCGACCGCTACCCTCGCCGCGCTGGCACCCGGCCGCGTCGCGGTCTCCTTCGGCACCGGGTTCACCGGCCGCCGCGCCATGGGGTACCGCGCGATCCCGTGGTCCTACATGGAGTCCTACATCCGGGCCTACCGCGGTCTCCTGCGGGGCGACGTCGTCGAGTGGGAAGGGGCGCGGATGCAGATGCTGCACCCCGGCGGGCACGCGCCGGCCCGGCCCGTCGACGTCCCCGTCCTGATCGGGGCGCTGGGCCCGAAGGGGCACCGGGTGGCCAAGGAGCTCGGCGACGGGCTGTACGTCACGCTGCAGCTGCCCGAGTTCGCGACCGAGTACTCGTGGGTGCCCTACCTCGTCTGGGGCACGGTCCTCGACGAAGAAGAGACCACCGACACCGAGCACGCGCGCCAGGCCGCCGGACCCGGCTGGGCCCTGGCCTACCACGGCGCGTACGAGTTCGGCGGCCCCGACGCCGTGCGCGCGCTCCCGGGCGGTCCGGAGTGGATGGACGTCGTGGAGCGGACGCCGCCGGAGCGGCGGCATCTGGCGGTCCACACCGGGCACTGCGTGGAGCTGGGGGAGGCCGACCAGGCGGCCTGGAACGCCGGCGGCCACCGCATGGTGCGGGACGTGACGATGAGCGGAACGCGCGAGCAGATCCGGCAGCGGCTGGACGAAGCCGCCGCCCGGGGCGTCACGGAAATCGTGTTCCAGCCCTGCGGGCCCGACATCCGGGGCGAGCTGGAGCGATTCTTCGACGCCGCGAAGAGCTAG
- a CDS encoding MBL fold metallo-hydrolase, protein MPANAIDQPDDWTTPGAHAVAPGIHRIPLPLPIAGLSTVNAYVLEGPDGLVLIDPGWASPANEHAVTAALAELGHRLGDVRTCLATHHHWDHYTQAFAWREPLGVRLLIGENERFSIDGFDTTNPFPNHPELLARCGADELAERVLAIDMSGAETPYGPPDGWLRDGDRIPLAAGELEAIATPGHTRGHVVYAHSPAGVLFAGDHVLPRITPSLGFEVAPEPTPLRSYISSLKLLLGRPDQVLLPAHGAVGPSTHARVRELLDHHRERLDEVNELLVAGATTAYEVARRLPWTRHRRQLDALQLEHQLSAVMEIEAHLDVLAHLGRVTLEETPAARRYNAA, encoded by the coding sequence ATGCCCGCGAACGCGATCGACCAGCCGGACGACTGGACCACGCCCGGGGCGCACGCGGTCGCGCCCGGCATCCACCGCATCCCGTTGCCGCTGCCGATCGCCGGCCTGTCCACGGTGAACGCCTACGTGCTCGAAGGCCCGGACGGCCTGGTGCTGATCGACCCGGGCTGGGCGAGCCCCGCCAACGAGCACGCCGTCACGGCGGCGCTGGCCGAGCTGGGCCACCGGCTCGGCGACGTGCGGACCTGCCTCGCGACGCACCACCACTGGGACCACTACACGCAGGCCTTCGCGTGGCGTGAGCCGCTGGGCGTCCGGCTGCTGATCGGTGAGAACGAGCGGTTCAGCATCGACGGCTTCGACACCACCAACCCGTTTCCCAACCACCCGGAGCTGCTGGCCCGCTGCGGCGCGGACGAGCTGGCCGAGCGGGTGCTCGCGATCGACATGTCCGGCGCCGAGACGCCCTACGGCCCACCCGACGGCTGGCTCCGCGACGGCGACCGGATCCCGCTGGCCGCCGGCGAGCTGGAGGCGATCGCGACCCCGGGCCACACGCGCGGGCACGTCGTCTACGCCCACTCCCCGGCCGGCGTGCTGTTCGCCGGCGACCACGTGCTGCCGAGGATCACGCCGTCGCTGGGCTTCGAAGTCGCGCCCGAGCCGACGCCGCTGCGCTCGTACATCTCGTCCCTGAAGCTCCTGCTCGGCCGGCCGGACCAGGTTCTGCTGCCGGCCCACGGCGCGGTCGGCCCGAGTACCCACGCGCGCGTGCGGGAGCTGCTCGACCACCACCGCGAGCGGCTCGACGAAGTCAACGAGCTGCTGGTGGCCGGCGCGACGACGGCCTACGAGGTCGCGCGGCGGCTGCCGTGGACCCGGCACCGCAGGCAGCTCGACGCGCTGCAGCTGGAACACCAGCTGTCCGCGGTCATGGAGATCGAGGCCCACTTGGACGTCCTGGCCCACCTCGGCCGGGTCACCCTCGAAGAAACCCCCGCGGCGCGCCGGTACAACGCCGCTTAG
- a CDS encoding adenylate/guanylate cyclase domain-containing protein: MTDSHDDRPDRARKVSRFVDRLRAADQRPGLVRSARAVRRLIPGDRDLGDALSTTAGHPSDRVARLLAEAKAEQPSAMRELGLAAVQVWQAVAQGRDGDTGETTIVFTDLVGFSSWALDVGDARALELLRAVSTASEATIARHRGRVVKGLGDGLMAVFGDPAAAVEAAYETCGAVSAIDLGGYRPRLRAGLHTGHPRKVGRDYFGVDVNIAARVADAAAGGEVLVTGDVLAKVDTARFTVRRRRKFRAKGAPGDLEVFAVVPRYDAP, encoded by the coding sequence GTGACCGACAGCCACGACGACCGGCCGGACCGTGCCCGGAAGGTGTCCCGCTTCGTCGACCGGCTGCGGGCGGCCGACCAGCGCCCGGGCCTGGTGCGCTCCGCGCGGGCGGTGCGGCGCCTGATCCCCGGCGACCGCGACCTCGGTGACGCGCTGTCGACGACCGCGGGCCACCCGTCGGACCGGGTCGCCCGGCTGCTGGCCGAAGCGAAGGCCGAGCAGCCCAGCGCGATGCGTGAGCTCGGGCTCGCGGCCGTCCAGGTCTGGCAGGCCGTCGCCCAGGGCCGCGACGGCGACACCGGCGAGACGACGATCGTGTTCACCGACCTGGTCGGCTTCTCCAGCTGGGCCCTCGACGTCGGCGACGCGCGGGCGCTCGAGCTGCTGCGCGCCGTGTCGACCGCGAGCGAGGCGACGATCGCCCGCCACCGCGGCCGGGTCGTCAAGGGCCTCGGCGACGGCTTGATGGCCGTCTTCGGCGATCCGGCGGCCGCGGTCGAGGCGGCGTACGAGACGTGTGGCGCGGTCAGCGCGATCGATCTAGGCGGCTACCGGCCCCGGCTGCGGGCGGGCCTGCACACCGGGCACCCGCGCAAGGTCGGGCGCGACTACTTCGGGGTCGACGTGAACATCGCGGCCCGGGTCGCCGACGCGGCGGCCGGCGGCGAAGTCCTCGTCACCGGCGACGTGCTGGCGAAGGTCGACACCGCCCGGTTCACCGTCCGGCGGCGGCGCAAGTTCCGCGCGAAGGGCGCGCCCGGCGACCTCGAGGTGTTCGCCGTCGTCCCGCGCTACGACGCACCCTGA
- a CDS encoding GH25 family lysozyme — MRKLALAVAALLVFPTASAVAAEPVAVCGHTTAQPTLKQGSSGAEVAEAQCELNLATKASRYTPIGADGSFGPATDARVRVFQRCAALSVDGQIGPNTWAALNSWSARPRKCATQGTSDAAQSVVCGLSTARPTLQSGSTGVDVKELQCRLNLAMEPGHYPPLTVDGNFGDGTRNRVIQFQHCVNASADGVAGPTTWAKVTDWSSRNTYCTPPKPAGHPIDGVDTAKYQHPGGAPINWGAVKASGVEFATVKATRGLNTTDEYLATDLPAARNAGLAVGPYHFYTGTAANTGGAQADRFIAAVKATGYTGKRAGDLPPVFDLEWKDDGSGGCPPFVTVADAKAWLDKVQAAFGRTPIIYTQKSFLDACLGGTTALAAYPMQLADYRQSVTQPALPAGSKTWLMWQYTDAAIPDGIPAPATGDVFNGTQAALDQLANR; from the coding sequence ATGCGAAAACTCGCTCTGGCCGTCGCGGCGCTGCTGGTGTTCCCCACCGCGTCCGCGGTCGCGGCCGAACCCGTCGCGGTGTGCGGACACACCACCGCCCAGCCCACCCTGAAGCAAGGGTCTTCCGGCGCCGAAGTCGCCGAGGCCCAGTGCGAACTGAACCTGGCCACCAAGGCCAGCCGGTACACGCCGATCGGCGCGGACGGCTCCTTCGGCCCGGCCACCGACGCCCGCGTGCGCGTGTTCCAGCGGTGCGCCGCGCTGAGCGTGGACGGCCAGATCGGGCCGAACACCTGGGCCGCGCTGAACTCGTGGTCCGCGCGGCCCCGGAAGTGCGCCACCCAGGGCACCTCCGACGCCGCGCAGAGCGTGGTGTGCGGTCTGTCCACCGCCCGCCCGACCCTGCAGAGCGGGTCCACCGGCGTGGACGTCAAGGAACTCCAGTGCCGGTTGAACCTCGCCATGGAGCCGGGCCACTACCCGCCGCTGACGGTCGACGGCAACTTCGGCGACGGCACCCGGAACCGGGTGATCCAGTTCCAGCACTGCGTCAACGCCAGTGCCGACGGCGTCGCCGGGCCCACGACCTGGGCGAAGGTGACCGATTGGTCCAGCCGCAACACCTACTGCACCCCGCCGAAGCCCGCCGGGCACCCGATCGACGGCGTGGACACGGCGAAGTACCAGCACCCCGGGGGTGCGCCGATCAACTGGGGCGCGGTGAAGGCGTCCGGGGTCGAATTCGCGACCGTCAAGGCGACCCGCGGCCTCAACACGACCGACGAGTACCTGGCCACGGACCTGCCCGCCGCGCGTAACGCCGGCCTGGCCGTCGGGCCGTACCACTTCTACACGGGTACCGCGGCCAACACCGGCGGGGCGCAGGCCGACCGGTTCATCGCCGCGGTGAAGGCCACCGGGTACACCGGCAAGCGCGCCGGCGACCTGCCGCCCGTGTTCGACCTGGAGTGGAAGGACGACGGCTCCGGCGGCTGCCCGCCCTTCGTCACCGTCGCCGACGCCAAGGCCTGGCTGGACAAGGTGCAGGCGGCGTTCGGCCGGACCCCGATCATCTACACCCAGAAGTCGTTCCTGGACGCGTGCCTGGGCGGCACCACGGCGCTCGCCGCGTACCCGATGCAGCTCGCCGACTACCGCCAGTCCGTCACGCAGCCGGCGCTGCCCGCCGGGTCGAAGACCTGGCTGATGTGGCAGTACACCGACGCGGCCATCCCCGACGGCATCCCCGCGCCCGCGACCGGGGACGTCTTCAACGGCACCCAGGCCGCTCTCGACCAGCTCGCCAACCGCTGA
- a CDS encoding D-Ala-D-Ala carboxypeptidase family metallohydrolase, with protein MSRRTMLRGAVVVGAAAAVSPLLLSGTAQAYTWSRTLVQGNTGADVTELQIRVAGWAADSASHSRVSIDGEFGPGTAAAVRRFQAAYGLGADGEVGPATQSALNALEQSDGSTAHFNFSEFTDRVSGTFNGGKVSAATAKENARRCMYKLEAVRKKLGNKPITVNSGFRSIAHNAEIGGASDSMHMYGTAADLDVPGVANKTVYQKAETSGFSGLETYNTDHQHVDSRADLGRAWWWENGTV; from the coding sequence ATGAGCCGCCGCACGATGCTCCGCGGCGCGGTGGTGGTCGGCGCGGCCGCGGCGGTCAGCCCGCTGCTGCTGTCGGGCACCGCCCAGGCGTACACGTGGTCGCGCACCCTCGTGCAGGGCAACACGGGCGCCGACGTCACCGAACTCCAGATCCGCGTCGCCGGCTGGGCGGCCGACTCGGCCAGCCACAGCCGGGTTTCGATCGACGGCGAGTTCGGCCCCGGCACGGCGGCCGCGGTCCGCCGGTTCCAGGCGGCTTACGGCCTCGGGGCCGACGGCGAGGTCGGCCCGGCCACCCAGTCCGCGCTCAACGCGCTGGAGCAGAGCGACGGGTCCACCGCGCACTTCAACTTCAGCGAGTTCACCGACCGGGTGAGCGGCACCTTCAACGGCGGCAAGGTCAGCGCGGCCACCGCCAAGGAGAACGCCCGCCGCTGCATGTACAAGCTGGAGGCCGTGCGCAAGAAGCTCGGGAACAAGCCGATCACGGTGAACTCCGGGTTCCGCAGCATCGCGCACAACGCCGAGATCGGCGGCGCCAGCGACAGCATGCACATGTACGGCACCGCCGCCGACCTGGACGTGCCGGGCGTGGCCAACAAGACCGTCTACCAGAAGGCCGAGACCAGCGGGTTCTCCGGCCTGGAGACCTACAACACCGACCACCAGCACGTGGACAGCCGGGCCGACCTCGGCCGCGCGTGGTGGTGGGAGAACGGGACGGTCTGA